From the genome of Colletotrichum destructivum chromosome 10, complete sequence, one region includes:
- a CDS encoding Putative rRNA 2'-O-methyltransferase fibrillarin, with amino-acid sequence MAPFVPRGGGGRGAPRGGGGGFGGRGGGRGGFGGGDRGGRGGFGGDRGRGGFGGRGGGRGGGRGGPGGARGRGGIDKRGGRGGGRGGFKPGQKGGQKVIVEPHRHEGIFVVRGKEDAIATRNIVPGESVYGEKRVSVDDSVQNEDGTTTTTKVEYRVWNPFRSKLAAAVIGGLEKLYFGPGSKVLYLGGASGTSVSHVADIVGPTGFVYAVEFSPRSGRDLIGMAAKRTNVVPIVEDARQPLKYRMLMPMVDAIFADVAQPDQARIVAMNAHQFLKVGGGILISIKANCIDSTAPATKVFAMEVEKLRAERITPKEQLTLEPFERDHCLVAAEYSRYAK; translated from the exons ATGGCTCCCTTCGTGCctcgtggcggcggtggtcgcGGTGCCCCTCgcggaggcggtggtggtttCGGTGGACGAGGTGGTGGCCGTGgaggcttcggcggcggtgaccgTGGAGGCCGTGGTGGCTTTGGCGGTGACCGCGGTCGCGGCGGCTTCGGTGGCCGCGGTGGTGGTCGCG GTGGTGGTCGCGGCGGTCCTGGTGGTGCTCGTGGCCGTGGAGGCATTGACAAGCGCGGCGGCAGAGGTGGTGGCCGCGGTGGCTTCAAGCCTGGCCAGAAGGGCGGCCAGAAGGTCATCGTG GAACCTCACCGTCACGAGGGTATCTTTGTTGTCCGTGGCAAGGAAGACGCCATTGCAACTCGCAACATCGTTCCTGGCGAGTCCGTTTACGGCGAGAAGCGCGTCTCAGTCGACGACAGCGTCCAGAACGAGGACGgcaccaccacaaccaccaagGTCGAGTACCGTGTATGGAACCCTTTCCGCAGTAAGCTGGCCGCTGCCGTCATCGGTGGTCTGGAGAAGCTCTACTTCGGACCTGGCTCCAAGGTCCTCTACCTCGGTGGTGCCTCCGGTACCTCCGTCTCCCACGTTGCCGACATCGTCGGTCCCACCGGCTTCGTTTACGCCGTCGAATTCTCCCCTCGCTCTGGCCGTGACCTGATCGGCATGGCTGCGAAGCGCACCAACGTCGTCCCCAttgtcgaggacgcccgCCAGCCCCTCAAATACCGCATGCTCATGCCCATGGTCGACGCCATCTTCGCCGATGTCGCTCAGCCCGACCAGGCTCGTATTGTCGCTATGAACGCTCACCAGTTCCTgaaggtcggcggcggcatcctcatTTCCATTAAGGCCAACTGTATCGACAGTACCGCACCTGCCACTAAGGTTTTCGCCAtggaggtcgagaagctgagAGCGGAGCGCATCACTCCCAAGGAGCAGCTCACGCTAG AACCTTTCGAGCGTGACCActgcctcgtcgccgccgagtaCTCGCGCTACGCAAAATAA
- a CDS encoding Putative F-box domain-containing protein produces MNKRDTLTSSMPCKRRRLRSQGSMASNIVPTWPPAKIPVEIFDEITTYLSRLDVKNLRLVNREFDQMISAKYFRNVVVPFRSEIYQAMKKKAFLENEDNEQAQSGKDTLFSSGMRIFQSFGEHILRFALSLELDEENLAYPPIKPTQEAITSYWGIYRWPHESYLRYTELEGLEQTADETASMMEALGYLAKVQELGLCCDAGLGYLLGPDQQLESPPLPHPVFGLRNLRYRTLQRRLRINSDSMNARKHAFESPRDFKYTVLESMVRKAGYAQDQAKDAIAMLLSTENVSLTSIDFDERTAAAAAALASSESQVINRAVLQHVDAAPDQDHDDTFTRTLMAVLRDSPAGYPLQPRNLTRGQKEMLLELEWAHRALIQSYVIALIDNARLSRFNSLTTLTIAKIPSSHIFMFQRPDFWQSLPNLTNVALAVVADWRQVAKVAPGCVEDTFVSPVESVLKVQSLLQDHIATQENIKFLHFEWICGGEFAPGTTQRNLYVLPAPFCSPEQMVHPETAKSPDVLLSLPHVRHLSLKNCYATPHVFLQALRTMAGQSLQKLELETVSLTGSPTRDQAHLNAAIHQLHAHVGAPIQIQIQAPGPAHAHGVAQAAQQIAQQQPPPVPAAPLQQQVNLPLALGFDQGGAAVPPPPPAQPPMGNMGAGPNQVPPLPPNQIPNWNRMRLKQPKLLSWAGIIERVSPAPSIHELMASQGDELDEDDWVDGFVRRDDGFSFIPRPHCLVRDKASLAIEHLSFKSCGYVLVDSSSIDNTGILGSHSPRQASQDVISRRRELASIMQVCTDRLAAKITNHITPQEQFNLITAFGMDTEWNNVYDEGVIEAAKMDGIVHPGRGRFSGVITKTVRQG; encoded by the coding sequence ATGAACAAACGGGACACTCTGACATCTAGCATGCCCTGCAAACGACGTAGGCTTCGCTCTCAGGGTTCCATGGCTTCGAATATAGTGCCGACTTGGCCGCCCGCCAAGATCCCAGTTGAGATCTTTGACGAGATCACCACATACCTGTCCCGGTTGGATGTTAAGAATCTCCGCCTGGTCAATCGCGAGTTCGATCAGATGATTTCAGCAAAATACTTCCGCAACGTCGTGGTTCCCTTCCGCTCGGAGATATACCAGGCtatgaagaagaaggcgtttTTGGAGAACGAGGACAACGAGCAGGCGCAGTCGGGCAAAGATACGCTCTTCTCAAGTGGAATGCGAATCTTCCAGTCTTTCGGCGAACACATCCTACGTTTCGCCCTGTccctcgaactcgacgaaGAGAATCTCGCCTACCCACCCATCAAACCGACACAGGAGGCCATCACCTCGTACTGGGGCATCTACCGGTGGCCCCACGAATCATATCTACGATACACGGAACTCGAGGGACTGGAGCAGACTGCTGACGAGACAGCCTCTATGATGGAAGCTCTAGGATATTTGGCCAAGGTGCAGGAATTGGGACTGTGCTGCGACGCAGGATTGGGCTATCTCTTGGGCCCTGATCAACAGCTGGAGAGCCCCCCGTTGCCGCATCCCGTCTTCGGCTTGCGCAACTTGCGATACCGGACGCTGCAGCGACGCCTCCGAATCAACTCGGATTCTATGAACGCCCGCAAGCACGCCTTCGAGAGTCCTCGAGACTTCAAGTATACCGTCCTTGAGTCAATGGTGAGAAAAGCTGGGTACGCGCAAGACCAGGCCAAGGATGCCATTGCGATGCTCTTGAGTACCGAGAACGTCTCGTTGACGAGTATCGACTTTGATGAGcgtaccgccgccgccgccgccgccctggccagcTCCGAGAGCCAAGTCATCAACCGCGCCGTGCTTCAACACGTTGATGCCGCTCCTGACCAGGATCACGATGACACCTTCACGCGAACGCTGATGGCGGTGCTCAGGGACTCGCCCGCGGGCTATCCGCTGCAGCCCAGAAACCTGACCAGAGGGCAGAAGGAGATGTTGTTGGAGCTGGAGTGGGCACATCGAGCTCTTATCCAGTCATACGTGATCGCGCTCATTGACAATGCTCGGCTGAGCAGATTTAACTCGCTGACGACCCTGACGATCGCCAAGATACCCAGCAGCCATATTTTTATGTTCCAGAGGCCGGACTTTTGGCAAAGCTTACCCAACCTCACCAACGTTGCTCTGGCCGTTGTCGCCGATTGGCGCCAGGTAGCCAAGGTGGCGCCTGGCTGCGTTGAGGACACCTTCGTCTCTCCCGTGGAGTCCGTCCTCAAGGTTCAGAGCTTACTCCAGGACCACATCGCAACGCAAGAGAACATCAAGTTTCTCCACTTTGAGTGGATTTGCGGCGGTGAGTTCGCACCCGGCACGACTCAGCGCAATCTGTACGTGCTTCCGGCTCCATTTTGCTCGCCCGAGCAAATGGTGCATCCCGAGACCGCTAAGTCGCCGGACGTCTTGCTCTCATTGCCGCACGTTAGGCATCTGTCGCTGAAAAACTGCTATGCGACGCCCCACGTCTTCCTCCAAGCCCTCCGAACGATGGCAGGCCAGTCACTGCAGAAGCTCGAGTTGGAGACCGTATCTCTCACAGGTTCGCCTACGCGGGATCAAGCCCATTTGAATGCTGCAATCCATCAACTACATGCCCATGTCGGAGCGCCGATTCAAATCCAGATACAGGCTCCAGGCCCAGCGCATGCTCACGGCGTGGCTCAAGCTGCTCAACAGATCGCTCAACAACAGCCGCCCCCGGTGCCAGCCGCCCCTCTTCAACAGCAAGTCAACTTGCCCCTAGCTTTGGGCTTTGACCAAGGGGGTGCGGCGgtaccgccgccaccaccggcTCAACCTCCAATGGGCAACATGGGCGCTGGACCGAATCAAGTCCCTCCGTTACCGCCGAACCAGATTCCTAACTGGAATAGGATGCGGCTTAAGCAGCCAAAGCTGCTGTCTTGGGCGGGCATCATTGAGCGCGTTTCTCCGGCACCTTCAATCCACGAGCTGATGGCTAGTCAAGGCGATGAACTGGACGAAGACGATTGGGTCGATGGTTTCGTGCGTCGAGACGATGGCTTCTCTTTCATTCCCCGTCCGCACTGCCTTGTCAGAGACAAGGCTTCCCTCGCGATTGAGCACCTGTCGTTCAAGTCCTGCGGCTACGTACTTGTGGACAGTTCCTCCATTGACAATACCGGTATCCTGGGAAGTCATTCTCCGAGACAGGCGTCTCAGGACGTTATATCGAGGCGCAGAGAGTTGGCGTCTATCATGCAGGTGTGTACCGACAGGTTGGCAGCGAAGATCACCAACCATATCACACCCCAGGAGCAATTCAATCTGATCACTGCATTCGGCATGGATACGGAGTGGAACAACGTGTACGATGAGGGAGTTATCGAAGCCGCAAAGATGGACGGCATCGTGCACCCTGGCCGGGGACGCTTCAGCGGAGTCATCACCAAAACAGTGCGCCAGGGTTGA
- a CDS encoding Putative ribosomal protein uL22 superfamily encodes MVRYAAHEIAPAKSARARGAYLRVSFKNTRETAQAINGWKLQRAVTFLENVTEKKEAVPFRRYAGSIGRTAQGKAFGVSKARWPVKSAEFLLGLLKNAESNADAKGLDTGNLVVKHIQVNQAPKQRRRTYRAHGRINPYMSNPCHIELILTEGEEVVQKSDAVAGREEIRLNSRQRGARVRQAITAA; translated from the exons ATG GTTCGTTACGCTGCCCACGAGATCGCCCCCGCGAAGTCggcccgcgcccgcggcgcCTACCTCCGTGTGTCCTTCAAGAACACTCGCGAGACCGCCCAGGCCATCAACGGCTGGAAGCTCCAGCGTGCCGTCACCTTCCTCGAGAACGTtaccgagaagaaggaggccgtccCCTTCCGCCGCTACGCTGGCTCTATCGGCCGCACCGCCCAGGGCAAGGCCTTCGGTGTCTCCAAGGCCCGCTGGCCCGTCAAGTCCGCTGagttccttctcggcctcctcaagAACGCCGAGTCCAACGCCGATGCCAAGGGTCTCGACACCGGCAACCTGGTTGTCAAGCACATCCAAGTCAACCAGGCCCCCAAGCAACGGAGACGCACATACCGTGCTCACGGTCGT ATCAACCCCTACATGTCCAACCCCTGCCACATCGAGCTCATCCTTACCGAGGGTGAGGAGGTCGTCCAGAAGTCTGACGCCGTTGCTGGCCGTGAGGAGATCCGCCTCAACTCTCGCCAGCGTGGTGCCCGCGTCCGCCAGGCCATCACCGCCGCATAA